Genomic window (Sphingomonas japonica):
TGCCAATTGACGAAGCCATCGCGTTCCGGCCGGTCCGGATCGCGGTGCTGACGATTTCCGACACCCGCGGCCCTTCGGAGGATCGGTCGGGCGATATCCTCGTCGAACGGTTGCTCGGCGCTGGCCACGCGCTGGCGGAACGCGCGATCGTCCGGGACGATGTCGAGACGATCGTGTCGCGGCTGCATGCCTGGATCGACGACGCCGCGATCGAGGTGATCGTGACTACCGGCGGCACCGGGGTCACCGGCCGCGACGTCACCCCGGAAGCGATCGAGCGCGTCGCCGACAAGATGATCCCGGGCTTTGGCGAACTGTTTCGCTGGCAAAGCTACCGGACGATCGGCACCTCGACGATCCAGTCGCGCGCCTGCGCCTGCGTGACGCGCGGCACCTATATCTTCGCCCTGCCCGGATCGACCGGTGCGGTGAAGGATGGCTGGGACGGGATCCTCTCCGACCAGCTCGATATCCGGCACAAGCCCTGCAACTTCGTCGAGCTCATGCCGCGGCTGGGCGAAGGCTAGGCGTCAGCCTGCCACCATCGCCGCCAGTTCATGTCCGTGCGGATCGCGGAAATGGAAGCGCCGCCCGCCGGGAAAGGCGAAGATCGGCAGCGTGACCGCACCGCCCGCCGCCTCGACCGCGGCCTGGGTGGCCTCGAGATCAGCGACCTCGATCACGGGCAGCAAATGCGCCGTCCACTCCGCCGGGTCGCCGCTCAGCCCGACATCGACATCGCCGGTCGTCGTCGCGGCATAGTCGGGGCCATAATCGGTGAAGCTCCAACCGAAGGCGCGCTCATAAAAGGCCTTCTGCGCCGC
Coding sequences:
- the moaB gene encoding molybdenum cofactor biosynthesis protein B; this encodes MPIDEAIAFRPVRIAVLTISDTRGPSEDRSGDILVERLLGAGHALAERAIVRDDVETIVSRLHAWIDDAAIEVIVTTGGTGVTGRDVTPEAIERVADKMIPGFGELFRWQSYRTIGTSTIQSRACACVTRGTYIFALPGSTGAVKDGWDGILSDQLDIRHKPCNFVELMPRLGEG
- a CDS encoding VOC family protein — its product is MARLNYVELPVRDVAAQKAFYERAFGWSFTDYGPDYAATTTGDVDVGLSGDPAEWTAHLLPVIEVADLEATQAAVEAAGGAVTLPIFAFPGGRRFHFRDPHGHELAAMVAG